The Henckelia pumila isolate YLH828 chromosome 2, ASM3356847v2, whole genome shotgun sequence genome includes a window with the following:
- the LOC140885280 gene encoding uncharacterized protein produces MGCGVSRIDTNGIAIPVKLRPLFLSRLEEISKSRHGRPLKDATPSKKELLLHDKLDDEDDDHVLKTAPSSPMIEDTKRIIGQENECLGKKGGINLEVSRECSTKTICKESSMLDAGKEKQRLDNMLTDTENEDEDDDDDGRMIGHEMDDDAFPGSPSFRVYFNEDDHHDGGNHHVLKDTTSNDDTCSSKESSEKQKVKRGKKRRSFKLPKGGQVKNLLNVKSCYMPSHSAPHDHSTHLLPVPKTTT; encoded by the exons ATGGGGTGTGGCGTTTCAAGGATTGATACCAATGGGATAGCGATTCCGGTGAAGCTGCGGCCGCTCTTCCTTAGCCGTCTAGAGGAGATCTCGAAAAGCAGGCACGGTCGTCCCCTCAAAGATGCCACACCTTCCAAGAAAGAGTTGCTATTGCACGACAAGCTGGACGACGAAGATGACGATCACGTCTTGAAAACCGCGCCCTCGTCTCCTATGATCGAGGATACGAAGAGGATCATCGGGCAGGAAAACGAGTGCCTAGGTAAAAAAGGTGGCATTAATCTTGAGGTGAGTAGAGAATGTAGCACAAAAACAATTTGTAAAGAGAGCAGCATGTTAGATGCCGGTAAGGAAAAGCAAAGGCTAGACAATATGTTGACAGATACCGAAAACGAGGATGAGGACGATGATGACGATGGGAGAATGATCGGCCATGAGATGGACGATGATGCTTTTCCGGGTTCGCCTAGTTTTCGAGTATATTTCAACGAAGACGACCACCATGATGGAG GGAACCATCATGTCTTGAAGGATACGACTTCAAATGACGATACATGTTCATCAAAG GAATCATCTGAAAAGCAAAAGGTGAAGAGAGGAAAGAAAAGGAGGAGCTTTAAGTTGCCTAAAGGAGGACAAGTCAAGAATCTATTGAATGTCAAATCATGCTACATGCCATCTCACTCCGCTCCCCACGACCACAGCACCCATCTTCTCCCCGTGCCAAAGACAACTACTTGA